One region of Emys orbicularis isolate rEmyOrb1 chromosome 4, rEmyOrb1.hap1, whole genome shotgun sequence genomic DNA includes:
- the LOC135878570 gene encoding adhesion G protein-coupled receptor E2-like, translating to MRSRPRCFFWGLGFLLFCRKSAFSGDHLTCDCFPLDDFEDVYSGSGSDPDVDCGPNAVPCNISHCICEDGFRSISGKEPFLGTSESSCEEIPLHCRSDFMRENDYVKMCLNGSQQIDLDNRKNSSFCSLVNSTLSLLTPACENISLTTSLEETAPSFEHVLADSSLWSVESKEEVASAATLFLQSLGSAAVTAALASPENQTQTVTTKLMAIQTKLTDENCSLQSEVLGFHAHEDRMDIHCTAITDADMEGSAAVAFISYVGLESLLGGRFLQDENPGSEARPEQVHVNSRVVSASTSTWKKKLSSPINLTFQHLKDKTLLDRAICVHWNSTGQDGGWSPQGCQHLHSNVTHTRCSCRYLASFAVLMAPGIIQVDFALFVISQTGLIISLICLVLAIVTFLFCHPIRNTSSTFLHLQLSICLFLADLLFIVGIDKTYNKLMCSITAGLLHYLFLACFAWMFLEAVSLYLIVRNLKVKNYAGTGRCTRKCMYAFGYGLPAVIVITSAASAPSSYGTPYHCWLNPDNGFRWNFLGPVCAVVVVNLVFFCLTLKLLREHLSSLNAELSTLRNTRSLTFKALAHLLVLGLTWGLGTFQFGPLATVMGYLFTITNSMLGTFIFVVHCLLNRKVREEYWKLFTRLRRSKEEPSSSNITMSALASSTATDPQQNSVPSYLQKAARD from the exons ATGAGGAGCAGACCCAGGTGCTTTTTCTGGG GTCTCGGATTTCTTCTTTTCTGCCGCAAATCAG CCTTCAGCGGTGATCATTTGACTTGCGACT GTTTTCCTCTTGATGATTTTGAAGATGTATATAGCGGGAGTGGCAGCGACCCTGACGTAGACTGTGGCCCCAATGCGGTTCCCTGTAACATCTCTCACTGCATCTGTGAAGACGGGTTCAGGTCCATCTCTGGAAAAGAGCCTTTCCTTGGTACCAGTGAGTCCAGCTGTGAGG AAATCCCCCTTCACTGCCGATCAGATTTCATGAGAGAAAATGACTACGTGAAGATGTGTTTGAATGGATCACAGCAG ATTGACTTGGATAATAGGAAAAACAGCTCGTTCTGTTCGCTGGTCAATTCCACCCTCAGCCTCCTGACACCTGCCTGTGAGAACATCAGCTTGACCACTTCCCTAGAG GAGACAGCGCCATCCTTCGAACACGTCCTTGCTGACAGCTCCCTCTGGAGCGTCGAAAGCAAGGAGGAAGTTGCTTCTGCTGCGACGCTGTTTCTGCAGAGTTTGGGGTCGGCCGCAGTGACAGCTGCCCTCGCCTCTCCGGAGAACCAAACCCAGACTGTGACCACCAAGCTAATGG CGATTCAGACGAAGCTCACCGATGAGAACTGTAGTCTGCAGAGCGAGGTACTTGGGTTCCATGCTCACGAAGACAGAATGGATATTCACTGCACTGCCATCACTGACGCTGACATGGAAG GTTCTGCTGCTGTCGCTTTTATCTCCTACGTGGGGCTGGAGTCCCTACTGGGAGGGAGATTTTTGCAGGATGAAAATCCAGGGAGCGAGGCAAGACCAGAACAGGTTCATGTGAACTCCAGAGTGGTGAGCGCCTCCACCAGCACCTGGAAGAAGAAGCTTTCCAGTCCCATCAACCTCACCTTCCAGCACCTCAAG GACAAGACTCTGCTGGATAGGGCCATCTGCGTCCACTGGAACTCTACAGGCCAGGATGGTGGCTGGtccccccagggctgccagcacCTTCACTCCAATGTCACTCACACACGGTGCAGCTGTCGCTACCTGGCCAGCTTTGCGGTGCTGATGGCGCCTGGTATCATTCAG GTGGATTTTGCCCTGTTCGTTATCAGCCAAACCGGGCTCATCATCTCCCTGATCTGTCTTGTCCTGGCTATCGTCACCTTCCTCTTCTGCCACCCCATCCGTAACACCAGCAGCACCTTCCTCCACCTGCAGCTCAGCATATGCCTCTTCCTGGCCGATCTCCTCTTCATAGTGGGAATAGACAAGACTTACAACAAG CTCATGTGTTCCATCACCGCCGGCTTGCTGCATTACCTCTTCCTGGCTTGCTTTGCCTGGATGTTTCTGGAAGCGGTGAGTCTGTACCTCATCGTCAGGAATCTGAAGGTGAAAAATTATGCAGGCACGGGCAGATGCACAAGAAAATGCATGTACGCCTTTGGCTACGGACTCCCAGCAGTGATTGTGATCACGTCTGCAGCCAGCGCGCCCAGCAGCTATGGAACTCCTTATCA CTGCTGGCTCAATCCTGATAACGGTTTTAGATGGAATTTCCTTGGGCCTGTCTGCGCCGTGGTTGTG GTAAATTTAGTATTTTTCTGCCTTACTCTGAAGCTTTTGCGAGAGCATCTTTCCTCCCTCAATGCAGAGCTGTCTACTCTGAGGAACACCAG GTCACTGACTTTTAAAGCCCTGGCTCATCTCTTAGTCCTGGGCCTCACGTGGGGGCTGGGCACCTTCCAGTTTGGCCCGCTGGCCACGGTGATGGGGTACCTGTTCACCATCACCAACAGCATGCTGGGAACCTTCATCTTCGTGGTGCACTGCCTGCTGAACAGAAAG GTGAGAGAGGAGTATTGGAAATTATTTACCAGGCTTCGACGGTCAAAGGAAGAACCTTCGTCTTCCAATATAACTATGTCTGCTCTCGCCTCCAGCACAGCCACG GATCCTCAGCAAAACAGTGTCCCATCCTACCTGCAGAAGGCGGCGAGGGATTGA